From one Triticum urartu cultivar G1812 chromosome 3, Tu2.1, whole genome shotgun sequence genomic stretch:
- the LOC125549423 gene encoding abscisic stress-ripening protein 2-like, whose amino-acid sequence MGRHSSSGKPEAGGEQYREEEKHHKHMEKLAKLGAVAAGAYARHEKHEARKDPEHARSHKIKEKIAATVAAGSAGLAIHEHHKKKEAKKHARHGHHH is encoded by the exons ATGGGGCGCCACAGCAGCAGCGGCAAGCCCGAGGCCGGCGGCGAGCAGTACCGCGAGGAGGAGAAACATCACAAGCACATGGAGAAGTTGGCCAAGCTCGGCGCCGTCGCAGCCGGAGCATACGCTAGG CACGAGAAGCACGAGGCGAGGAAGGACCCGGAGCACGCAAGGTCGCACAAGATCAAGGAGAAGATCGCCGCCACGGTCGCCGCCGGCAGCGCCGGCTTGGCGATCCATGAGCACCACAAAAAGAAAGAGGCCAAGAAGCACGCCCGCCATGGCCACCACCACTGA